From Paenibacillus sp. GP183, one genomic window encodes:
- a CDS encoding NAD(P)-dependent oxidoreductase produces MNILITGASGFIGKKLVNRLASQHTVICLSRHPFSEDATFVRGSFDRFEDLRGLDPYEIHAVIHLAAVTGGCSEEDGLAVNVLGTRRLYRYLLNRGCKKFVTASSIAAVGSLDDDFIPLELPMQADHPCLATDAYGLSKAMVEELTRYFHRQNSDTDFINLRFGAVADEDWIPPLVEKDTKMSVPFIVLGHVYASDVVEGMVRVVEAPMKSGVRNFNLVGPDISSHIPALEILTSILGDHYVLDYYKIPGNEYKPLYAMDPFIAEYGYEPLRSTRRFS; encoded by the coding sequence ATGAATATTCTGATTACTGGCGCAAGCGGATTTATCGGAAAGAAATTGGTCAATCGCTTGGCAAGCCAGCATACTGTCATTTGTTTGTCACGGCATCCCTTTAGTGAAGATGCAACGTTCGTCCGAGGATCGTTTGATCGTTTTGAAGATTTGCGCGGATTGGATCCTTACGAGATCCATGCGGTCATTCACTTGGCTGCCGTTACCGGAGGTTGCTCCGAAGAGGACGGACTTGCCGTCAATGTACTTGGTACGAGAAGGCTTTACCGGTATTTGCTTAATCGTGGATGCAAAAAATTCGTGACGGCCAGCTCAATTGCAGCAGTAGGCAGCCTGGACGATGATTTTATTCCGCTTGAGCTGCCGATGCAAGCTGATCATCCTTGTCTGGCAACAGATGCGTATGGGCTCAGCAAAGCAATGGTGGAGGAATTGACCCGTTATTTTCATCGCCAAAATTCGGACACGGATTTTATCAATTTACGCTTCGGTGCCGTAGCTGATGAGGATTGGATACCGCCTTTGGTCGAAAAGGATACCAAGATGTCTGTTCCTTTTATCGTCTTAGGGCATGTGTATGCAAGCGATGTCGTTGAGGGAATGGTGAGGGTAGTAGAGGCGCCAATGAAATCTGGCGTAAGAAACTTTAATTTAGTAGGTCCGGATATTAGCAGTCATATACCTGCATTGGAAATTCTTACATCCATTCTAGGAGATCATTACGTTTTGGATTATTATAAGATTCCTGGCAATGAATATAAGCCATTGTATGCGATGGATCCTTTTATAGCGGAATATGGCTACGAGCCTCTTCGATCGACACGTCGTTTCTCATAA
- a CDS encoding L-dopachrome tautomerase-related protein: protein MIFHWNRLDWDFPDLSMKLDFETNQYWKKAMPAGVKVDQQGHYYVSVPRWAEGIPSTMNRIVIKNGKPLLDAFPSWEWNQAGNVNVLQSVLGYEIDEFNRMWLLDQGKIAYAPSPEGSQKLIVWDLNTNRMIDCIIIPNEIAPYRTSFLNDLVVDNKNGFVYITDSGCGSPDHPLDGGIIVYNMRTRTLRRVLDRHFSTQDFPDFHFQIDYKPVYKDNPLRIGADGIALSADRSTLYYCQVTGRNLYAIDTMLLRNFNTPLEEIRKVVRAIGSKRTTTDGMHADNKGNVFYTMLEGKGIGIYTPSSNTFQDIVSDDRMLWVDGVAFDQKGSILFNNNRLHEMFGKYEIDWTYPYNLIIWKAFVGHGVKSYLYTDL, encoded by the coding sequence ATGATCTTCCATTGGAATCGATTGGATTGGGACTTTCCTGATTTAAGCATGAAGCTGGATTTTGAAACCAATCAATATTGGAAAAAGGCGATGCCTGCCGGAGTAAAGGTCGACCAGCAAGGCCATTATTACGTTTCAGTGCCCCGCTGGGCCGAGGGCATTCCTTCCACCATGAATCGAATTGTGATCAAAAATGGAAAACCACTCTTGGATGCTTTTCCGAGTTGGGAATGGAATCAAGCGGGTAATGTCAATGTTCTCCAATCGGTCCTTGGTTATGAAATCGATGAATTTAACCGGATGTGGCTGCTCGATCAAGGGAAGATCGCCTACGCTCCCTCTCCGGAAGGGTCGCAGAAGCTGATCGTCTGGGATTTGAATACCAACCGGATGATCGACTGCATCATCATTCCAAATGAAATTGCGCCGTATCGGACTTCTTTTTTAAATGATTTGGTCGTGGACAATAAGAACGGTTTTGTCTATATTACCGATTCCGGTTGCGGCTCACCGGATCACCCTCTTGACGGCGGAATCATTGTGTACAATATGAGGACGAGAACTCTCAGACGGGTGCTCGATCGGCATTTCAGTACACAGGACTTTCCCGATTTTCATTTTCAAATTGACTATAAGCCGGTTTACAAGGATAACCCTCTTCGAATCGGAGCTGATGGCATCGCCTTATCCGCGGATCGTTCCACATTGTATTACTGTCAGGTCACCGGGCGCAATCTATATGCAATTGATACTATGCTGTTAAGAAACTTTAATACGCCATTAGAAGAAATCCGCAAGGTAGTACGTGCCATTGGCAGCAAGCGTACGACCACCGATGGAATGCATGCGGATAATAAAGGAAATGTCTTTTACACCATGCTGGAAGGAAAGGGAATAGGCATTTATACACCTTCTAGCAATACATTTCAAGATATTGTGTCTGACGACCGAATGCTATGGGTAGACGGAGTTGCTTTTGATCAAAAGGGCTCTATCCTCTTCAATAATAACCGGCTTCACGAGATGTTTGGGAAATACGAGATTGATTGGACTTATCCCTATAACCTCATCATTTGGAAAGCATTTGTGGGCCATGGCGTAAAGTCTTACTTGTACACTGATTTATAA
- a CDS encoding IS1182 family transposase, which yields MMGVDKDKQNQFMYVSLDDLVPQDHLLRDIRNKLDFSFIYEKVQHLYSPMGCKSIDPVLLMKMLLIGYLFGIPSERKLEQEIIVNLAYRWFLGLDLAESVPDHSTLSQNRRRRFKNSQVFQDIFDHIVSECMTKEIVTGEVIVVDSTHIKAHASIGKTEKIVVEKKPTEYLKELEQEARRIESEWDNDPNKKKGGRKRKEEPSEKEVTQSKTDPEAGLLSRPNKPKGFHYLAHTSIDVKHGIITDIHVTPANINDHEPFTARLREQQHKFNLRIQKVGADKGYDRSPVHHTLEQLEIKGYIAPINSDDNHLHKSGFNYDSKSDTYTCPEGKILRFSHLKWKTERQSSSKIYASQRKDCKQCPLRSSCFGKTGGQKKIERPLFQEARERKVARTQTNVYRDVQKARRVWCEGSFGTMKRCHNLTFTYKKGIQSATEHCLLSALALNIKRYVKVV from the coding sequence ATGATGGGCGTGGATAAAGATAAACAAAACCAATTCATGTATGTAAGCCTAGATGATCTAGTACCACAAGATCACCTGCTACGGGATATCCGAAATAAACTTGACTTCTCTTTCATTTATGAGAAAGTACAACACCTTTACTCACCCATGGGGTGTAAATCCATTGACCCTGTCCTCCTAATGAAGATGCTGCTCATTGGTTACTTGTTTGGAATACCTTCAGAAAGAAAATTAGAGCAAGAGATCATTGTTAATCTTGCTTATCGTTGGTTTCTTGGCTTAGATCTGGCTGAATCCGTTCCAGACCACTCTACGCTAAGTCAGAACCGTCGCAGGAGGTTTAAAAATAGCCAGGTATTCCAGGATATCTTTGACCATATTGTTTCAGAATGTATGACAAAAGAAATCGTGACTGGAGAAGTTATTGTTGTAGACTCTACTCACATAAAGGCTCATGCATCCATTGGCAAAACAGAAAAAATCGTAGTTGAGAAAAAGCCTACGGAATATTTAAAGGAGTTAGAGCAAGAAGCCCGTCGAATTGAATCTGAATGGGATAATGACCCCAACAAGAAAAAGGGCGGGAGAAAACGAAAAGAAGAACCGTCTGAAAAAGAGGTAACACAGAGTAAAACCGATCCTGAAGCAGGACTACTGAGCAGACCTAACAAACCTAAGGGATTTCACTATTTGGCTCATACCAGCATTGATGTGAAACATGGAATCATAACGGATATTCATGTTACGCCAGCAAACATTAATGACCACGAACCATTCACCGCACGATTAAGGGAACAACAACACAAGTTTAATTTACGAATCCAAAAGGTTGGAGCAGATAAAGGTTACGATCGCTCTCCTGTGCACCACACATTAGAACAACTTGAGATCAAAGGATACATAGCGCCGATAAATTCTGATGATAATCATTTACATAAATCGGGCTTTAATTATGACAGTAAAAGCGATACATATACGTGTCCAGAGGGAAAAATCCTGCGATTCTCACACCTTAAATGGAAAACGGAAAGGCAAAGTTCCAGTAAAATTTATGCCTCGCAGAGAAAGGACTGTAAGCAATGTCCATTACGCTCTAGCTGCTTCGGTAAGACAGGGGGTCAAAAGAAGATTGAACGCCCGTTATTTCAAGAAGCAAGAGAACGAAAGGTAGCCCGAACACAAACGAACGTATATCGCGATGTTCAAAAAGCAAGGCGTGTCTGGTGTGAGGGTAGCTTTGGAACGATGAAAAGATGCCATAACCTAACGTTTACATACAAGAAGGGCATTCAGAGCGCCACCGAACACTGCCTTCTTTCTGCATTGGCTTTAAACATAAAGCGTTATGTAAAAGTGGTATGA
- a CDS encoding MBL fold metallo-hydrolase, which yields MLELNLGPMTIHPTILYDKDSLVLIDTGMPGSAPAILELVKQVGIGDIPLRSIILTHQDIDHIGGLPAFLADGDEAPIVFAHEDDKGAINGSQPLLKMTTERLAAILQQLPEEARSQFEETFLHPSHPNVDQTITDGETLPFAGGLTVIHTPGHTPGHVSLFHQPSKTLIAGDAMVAENGELKGPRPSNTPDMEKALKSLKKFNDFDIENVICFHGGKIQGGVNKRIAALADPS from the coding sequence ATGTTGGAATTAAATTTGGGTCCCATGACGATTCATCCGACGATCCTGTACGACAAGGATTCCTTGGTGTTGATTGACACCGGCATGCCTGGCTCCGCTCCGGCTATTCTGGAATTGGTGAAGCAAGTCGGGATTGGGGATATCCCGCTGCGTTCGATTATTCTGACGCACCAGGATATCGACCACATTGGCGGCTTGCCCGCATTTCTGGCGGATGGAGATGAAGCTCCGATCGTGTTCGCCCATGAAGACGACAAAGGCGCAATTAACGGTTCACAGCCGTTGCTCAAGATGACTACGGAAAGACTGGCCGCAATCCTTCAACAGCTTCCGGAAGAAGCGCGAAGCCAATTCGAAGAGACTTTTCTCCATCCGTCACACCCTAACGTGGACCAAACGATCACGGACGGGGAAACACTACCTTTTGCTGGAGGCCTTACTGTTATTCACACCCCGGGACATACGCCCGGCCATGTCAGCTTGTTCCATCAGCCGAGCAAGACGCTGATTGCCGGTGACGCTATGGTTGCCGAGAATGGCGAATTAAAGGGACCTAGGCCTTCCAATACGCCTGATATGGAGAAAGCTTTGAAATCGTTGAAGAAATTCAATGACTTCGACATCGAGAACGTTATCTGCTTTCACGGCGGAAAAATTCAAGGCGGCGTTAACAAACGTATTGCCGCGTTGGCTGACCCGTCATGA
- a CDS encoding AbrB family transcriptional regulator, with the protein MIRFVVTLILALAGGTLFTVIHSPLPWLLGPMVFALLGARVLKKVKPLWPSYMRDTALIIIGYSIGLSFTKTTLNEMGQQLPTMIMMTVLLLLFSTLISFCFSKLSGLPLPTVLMGSIPGGLSQMVILAEDTKGIDLTVMTFLQASRLIMIIFCVPLLIFSPLFGGTRSEVAGIEAAHAQWGDLFPNILLFAVVCVVSALLAKKIRFPSAYLLGPMIATAVLHLSGVIGPALPSGLLDVSQMLIGTYVGLLLRPETLTNKFRITGLAIISGAVLILGSLCLSVLLSRMHGVTAATAFLSMVPGGMDQMGIMAKEIHADIAIVSCYQLFRTWFIYFAVPPLLKLAFKYMMPATNAGDEALGGS; encoded by the coding sequence ATGATCCGTTTCGTTGTCACCCTCATTTTGGCACTTGCGGGAGGAACGCTTTTCACGGTTATTCATTCTCCCCTGCCCTGGCTCCTTGGTCCGATGGTTTTTGCCTTGCTTGGAGCGCGGGTACTGAAGAAGGTCAAGCCGCTATGGCCCAGCTACATGCGGGATACGGCGTTGATCATCATCGGTTATTCCATTGGCTTGTCGTTCACGAAGACTACGCTGAATGAGATGGGACAGCAATTGCCGACCATGATCATGATGACGGTTCTCCTGCTGCTGTTCAGCACACTGATAAGTTTCTGCTTCTCGAAGCTGTCGGGCCTGCCGCTGCCGACGGTGTTGATGGGGAGTATTCCTGGCGGATTGTCGCAGATGGTTATCCTTGCGGAGGATACCAAAGGAATCGATCTGACGGTCATGACGTTCCTCCAGGCGTCTCGTCTCATTATGATTATTTTCTGCGTTCCGCTTCTCATCTTCAGTCCGCTGTTCGGAGGCACCCGATCAGAAGTCGCGGGAATCGAAGCAGCGCACGCCCAATGGGGAGACCTGTTTCCCAACATTCTGCTGTTCGCCGTCGTCTGCGTGGTATCCGCTCTGCTGGCCAAGAAAATCCGGTTTCCTTCCGCATATCTGCTCGGGCCGATGATCGCGACCGCCGTTCTTCATCTGTCCGGGGTGATCGGGCCTGCCCTTCCATCCGGACTTCTGGACGTTTCGCAAATGCTGATCGGAACGTACGTCGGTTTATTGCTTCGCCCGGAGACCCTGACGAACAAATTTAGAATCACTGGCCTGGCGATTATTAGCGGCGCCGTCCTGATCTTGGGCTCTCTGTGTTTAAGCGTGCTGCTTAGCCGCATGCACGGCGTCACAGCGGCGACAGCTTTCCTGAGCATGGTGCCCGGTGGCATGGATCAGATGGGGATCATGGCCAAGGAGATCCACGCCGATATCGCGATCGTAAGCTGCTATCAACTATTTCGAACCTGGTTCATCTACTTCGCGGTTCCTCCTCTTTTGAAGCTGGCCTTCAAATATATGATGCCGGCGACGAATGCGGGGGACGAGGCGCTTGGAGGAAGCTGA
- a CDS encoding SRPBCC domain-containing protein: MTNNNAKKDTATYIEDLSLVVERTFDAPREIVWEAWSQPEHVALWWGYQEMKLHVCEIDLRVGGSYRFVQLTPDGAELPFKGVYREVVEPELMVYTQIFDVEPYSIHEAVVTDTFVEHPGGKTKLTSKTEFPTSEALQGALASGAEAGAAASIERFAEHLKSLIADN; this comes from the coding sequence ATGACAAATAATAACGCAAAAAAAGACACCGCAACATATATAGAGGACCTGAGTCTCGTCGTAGAGCGCACCTTCGACGCTCCTCGTGAAATCGTCTGGGAGGCTTGGAGCCAACCGGAGCACGTTGCGCTTTGGTGGGGCTATCAAGAAATGAAACTGCATGTTTGCGAAATTGATCTTCGAGTTGGCGGCAGCTATCGCTTTGTTCAGCTTACTCCTGACGGAGCAGAATTGCCGTTCAAGGGTGTGTATCGGGAAGTCGTTGAGCCGGAGCTGATGGTTTACACACAAATCTTTGACGTTGAACCCTATTCGATCCACGAAGCGGTCGTCACGGATACGTTCGTTGAACATCCCGGCGGTAAGACGAAACTCACAAGCAAAACGGAATTTCCGACATCAGAGGCTCTCCAAGGTGCATTGGCTTCCGGGGCGGAAGCAGGAGCGGCAGCTTCGATTGAACGGTTCGCCGAGCATTTGAAGTCCTTGATAGCAGACAACTAG
- a CDS encoding metalloregulator ArsR/SmtB family transcription factor, translating into MNLTTLNALAEPNRLHIVELLRDGPLTAGEIADRLELNHPQTSKHLRVLSDAGLAEVQPVANRRIYRLRLQPFAELGSWLESFRLLKEERFDRFDQYIKRLQLKEKKPQDNDQTD; encoded by the coding sequence ATGAATTTAACAACTTTGAACGCGCTCGCTGAGCCCAACCGATTGCACATTGTCGAGCTTTTACGTGACGGCCCTCTCACAGCGGGGGAAATTGCTGATCGGCTTGAGCTCAATCACCCTCAAACTTCCAAGCATCTACGTGTACTGAGTGATGCCGGGCTCGCTGAGGTACAGCCGGTTGCCAATCGCCGGATCTATAGGCTGCGGCTTCAGCCTTTCGCAGAGCTTGGTTCTTGGCTGGAGTCATTTCGCCTTCTAAAAGAGGAAAGGTTCGATCGGTTTGACCAATATATAAAGCGGCTGCAACTCAAGGAAAAGAAACCACAAGACAATGACCAAACGGATTAA
- a CDS encoding DUF1801 domain-containing protein, whose translation MAEHNFNQDVTEYIQKIEQEWQVEVCELIRKVIHQSVPDVKEQIKMTTPNYTKNGKVVCTFFAAKTWVTLTIFNAGNLEIPESLHNVSDYPDRMQLKIKKGQALDEYALAKFMELAAKSI comes from the coding sequence TTGGCCGAACATAACTTTAATCAAGACGTCACAGAATACATCCAAAAGATTGAGCAAGAATGGCAAGTCGAGGTTTGTGAGCTTATTCGCAAGGTTATCCATCAATCCGTTCCGGACGTAAAAGAACAGATAAAAATGACAACGCCTAATTATACAAAGAACGGTAAAGTAGTCTGTACGTTTTTCGCTGCGAAAACCTGGGTCACGTTAACGATTTTCAATGCCGGAAATCTGGAAATACCGGAAAGCTTGCATAATGTTTCAGATTACCCCGACCGCATGCAGCTCAAAATCAAAAAAGGGCAAGCTTTGGACGAATATGCTTTAGCTAAGTTCATGGAGCTAGCTGCTAAATCTATTTAA
- a CDS encoding DNA-binding protein, translating into MDHAKSEYGDLKIISAEDCGNAPKKELLREFNIAFAKNDIGFIIENITDNVLWNIVGDKRIEGKDTFADTLKQMRNSTAIELYISNIITHGNTGSANGILTFENKKSYAFCDVYIFSSAAKNAKIKEITSYVIEVA; encoded by the coding sequence ATGGATCATGCTAAATCCGAATACGGAGACCTAAAAATTATTTCTGCTGAAGATTGCGGAAATGCACCAAAAAAAGAATTGCTAAGGGAATTCAATATAGCTTTTGCTAAAAACGATATAGGCTTTATTATCGAGAATATTACGGACAATGTCTTATGGAATATCGTCGGGGATAAACGGATCGAAGGAAAAGATACTTTTGCCGATACGCTGAAACAAATGAGGAATAGTACAGCAATAGAATTATATATCAGCAACATCATTACACACGGTAATACTGGCTCTGCTAACGGGATTTTAACATTTGAAAATAAAAAAAGTTATGCTTTCTGTGACGTATATATTTTTAGCTCTGCAGCCAAAAATGCAAAAATTAAAGAAATAACTTCATATGTAATTGAAGTAGCTTAA
- a CDS encoding VOC family protein: MSVDVYINFNGNCREAVEFYAKVFGTEQPQIMTFGETPPSPEYPLPEEAKHLVMHTRLNIDGSNVMFSDVFPGMPFVAGNNISLSYISKNIEEIKYLFHKLKEGGTIGMELQETFWSKCYGSLKDKFGIEWQFNYDRGEMSM, from the coding sequence ATGTCTGTAGATGTTTATATCAATTTTAATGGAAACTGTCGTGAGGCGGTAGAGTTTTACGCAAAGGTTTTTGGCACAGAACAACCGCAAATTATGACCTTTGGAGAAACGCCGCCTAGCCCGGAATATCCTCTTCCAGAAGAAGCCAAACATTTAGTCATGCACACACGGCTTAACATTGATGGAAGCAATGTGATGTTTTCCGATGTTTTCCCGGGAATGCCGTTTGTTGCAGGAAACAACATAAGCCTCTCTTACATCAGTAAGAACATAGAAGAAATTAAATATTTATTTCACAAACTGAAAGAAGGCGGCACTATTGGCATGGAACTTCAAGAAACCTTCTGGAGCAAATGCTACGGCAGTCTAAAAGATAAGTTCGGCATTGAATGGCAATTTAATTATGACAGAGGCGAAATGAGCATGTAG
- a CDS encoding zinc ABC transporter substrate-binding protein — MSSFRYKFSLISLTAVISTALLLSGCSSTATKAKDTTSAPAGKIKIVAAENFLGEVATAVGGDRVEVTSVITSPDMDPHAYEATTDTSKAVSDAQVVIYVGVGYDVWIEKLLKASSASKKVINLGELLGKKDGDNPHVWYIPESMPKLADALAEQLGKIDSTQMDAFKKRAQDYKTSLAPLTDLVKKLKQASPTDVAVSEPVFGYMSTALNLNTVNEKFALAIEEETDPAPGDVAALQDVLKGKKVKMFIQNTQVNSPTVKTMVDLAGANQIPIVHVTETEPKGKNYLQWMTDQLTEIKNALGVK; from the coding sequence ATGTCAAGTTTTCGCTACAAATTTTCATTAATCTCTTTAACCGCAGTAATTTCAACTGCCCTATTATTATCAGGCTGCAGCTCTACGGCTACGAAAGCAAAAGATACGACAAGCGCACCCGCTGGTAAAATTAAAATTGTTGCCGCGGAAAACTTTCTGGGAGAAGTGGCAACCGCAGTTGGCGGAGATCGTGTAGAGGTAACCTCCGTAATTACAAGTCCTGATATGGATCCCCATGCTTACGAGGCTACCACGGATACATCTAAAGCTGTTAGCGACGCACAGGTGGTCATCTATGTAGGAGTCGGCTACGATGTATGGATTGAAAAGCTGCTCAAAGCAAGCTCCGCTTCCAAAAAGGTCATTAACCTCGGCGAGCTCTTAGGCAAAAAAGACGGAGATAACCCTCATGTCTGGTACATTCCCGAGTCCATGCCCAAGCTGGCGGACGCACTAGCCGAACAATTGGGCAAAATCGACTCAACACAGATGGATGCCTTCAAAAAACGCGCGCAAGACTACAAAACCAGCTTGGCTCCACTTACAGATTTGGTCAAAAAGCTGAAGCAAGCTTCTCCAACGGATGTTGCGGTATCCGAACCTGTTTTCGGATACATGTCTACAGCTCTAAATCTGAATACAGTTAATGAGAAATTTGCATTGGCGATTGAGGAAGAAACAGATCCTGCCCCCGGCGATGTCGCGGCCTTGCAAGATGTTCTCAAGGGGAAAAAAGTGAAGATGTTTATACAAAATACGCAGGTCAACAGCCCGACTGTGAAAACCATGGTCGATTTAGCCGGAGCCAACCAAATCCCTATCGTTCATGTTACGGAAACGGAACCTAAAGGCAAGAACTACTTGCAATGGATGACGGATCAGTTAACAGAGATCAAGAACGCGCTTGGCGTCAAATAA
- a CDS encoding metal ABC transporter ATP-binding protein, with translation MGCELAVQDISVHLNGKSILNHISFSIKPGQFMGIIGPNGAGKTTLFRVLLGMLEPSRGSMSFQDENHNPVNRASVIGYVPQSRQVDPEIPMTAEDFISLGLPHRYRFWSTTKDRQTISEALRLTDSVHLAKQPVGKLSGGERQRIYLAQALVRNPQILLLDEPTSNLDPGAQEQMASVVDRICRERNVSVLFISHDINLIARYADRILYITRGQYAEGTVEEVMQTDVLSRLYGSTVEVMKVDSKLLVVSSGKDAVAPICYHGEAL, from the coding sequence ATGGGCTGTGAATTAGCGGTACAAGATATCAGTGTTCATTTGAATGGCAAATCGATTCTGAATCATATTTCGTTCTCGATCAAGCCTGGGCAGTTTATGGGGATTATCGGACCGAACGGCGCGGGGAAAACGACATTGTTCCGAGTTCTGTTAGGCATGCTGGAGCCCTCTCGCGGTTCGATGTCGTTTCAGGATGAGAACCATAATCCGGTAAATCGAGCCTCTGTTATCGGATATGTTCCTCAATCTCGACAAGTCGATCCGGAAATTCCGATGACAGCTGAAGACTTTATTAGTTTGGGTCTTCCCCATCGGTACAGATTCTGGTCGACTACGAAGGATCGTCAGACGATCTCGGAAGCACTTCGTCTTACGGATTCCGTTCATTTGGCCAAACAGCCTGTCGGCAAATTGTCGGGTGGAGAGAGACAGCGTATTTATTTAGCTCAGGCGCTGGTAAGGAATCCACAAATTTTGCTATTGGACGAACCTACCTCCAATCTGGATCCTGGAGCTCAGGAGCAAATGGCCTCGGTCGTAGACAGAATTTGTCGAGAGCGGAATGTTTCCGTCCTGTTTATAAGTCACGATATTAACTTAATCGCCAGATACGCTGACCGTATTTTATATATAACTCGCGGGCAATACGCGGAAGGCACTGTAGAAGAAGTGATGCAGACGGATGTGCTAAGCCGGTTGTACGGAAGCACGGTGGAAGTAATGAAGGTCGATTCTAAACTGCTTGTCGTTTCTTCAGGCAAAGATGCCGTAGCGCCTATTTGTTATCATGGCGAGGCACTGTAA
- a CDS encoding metal ABC transporter permease, with amino-acid sequence MLQYDFMRHAFAAGTIVAIMCGVIGVFVIARNLSFIAHTFSHIGFSGASFAVYMGWHPLVGLLLFTVSSALAVGRMGIKVFRRDVSISVVLSIFLGLGLLFLSLSTKQASTMFSLLFGSVVGISTQDVWELVLLSFIVLLLLGAGYRMLKFDSFDPLGAQAAGLPVRFISVGFLLLLSIAVAEAVQIVGALLLFTLMTIPAASARYLSQSVAKMILFSAGFAVLGVWLGLILGYYLNAPVSFFITALEGIFYFTALGWYTMREKMQAKDSSPAPLTSPGTAE; translated from the coding sequence ATGCTACAATACGATTTCATGCGGCATGCATTCGCGGCCGGGACCATTGTCGCCATCATGTGTGGTGTCATCGGCGTCTTCGTCATTGCCCGAAATTTGTCTTTCATCGCGCACACCTTCTCGCACATCGGGTTTTCCGGAGCATCGTTTGCGGTCTACATGGGATGGCATCCATTGGTCGGGCTTTTGCTGTTCACGGTATCCAGCGCTCTCGCGGTGGGTCGAATGGGCATCAAGGTTTTCCGCAGGGATGTATCCATCAGTGTCGTGTTGAGCATATTTTTAGGTTTAGGACTTCTATTTTTGTCATTGTCCACCAAGCAAGCTAGTACGATGTTCTCCCTGCTCTTCGGCAGCGTTGTCGGCATCAGCACGCAGGATGTTTGGGAGCTCGTGTTACTTTCCTTTATCGTACTGCTTCTGCTTGGTGCCGGCTATCGGATGCTGAAGTTCGATTCCTTCGATCCACTCGGCGCGCAGGCAGCCGGGCTCCCCGTTCGATTTATCTCCGTAGGCTTTCTGCTGCTCTTATCCATAGCGGTAGCCGAGGCCGTACAAATTGTCGGGGCCCTTCTGTTATTTACACTAATGACCATCCCAGCCGCCTCGGCACGCTACTTATCTCAATCGGTAGCCAAGATGATCTTATTCTCTGCAGGGTTTGCGGTATTAGGCGTTTGGCTTGGTTTAATTCTCGGCTATTATTTGAATGCGCCGGTCAGCTTCTTTATTACCGCGCTGGAAGGTATCTTTTATTTCACTGCTTTAGGCTGGTACACGATGCGGGAAAAGATGCAGGCGAAAGATTCATCCCCCGCTCCTTTAACTTCACCCGGAACCGCGGAATGA